The genomic window CAGGCAAGCGCATCCTAGTGCCACCGGCTCGGCCGGAAGCCAACCCCCTTGTCCATATTCTCTCGAGGCGTGGGGCAGACACACTCGCGTTTCCGGCCGTCAAGGTCGCTCCACCTGAAGACTATGGCCCAATGGATAGAGCCATCCAGCGGCTTAAGGACTTTGATTGCGTCATCTTCTCCGGCAGCAACTGTGTAATAAATTTCTTGGAGCGCCTCGAAGTGCTCCAAGTTGGAAAGGCGGCTCTCGGTGAACTAAAGATTGTGGCAATTGGACATGGTGCCGTGTCTGCCCTGAAGAAGGAAGCCATTGAGGTGCACTATGTACCGAAACTCCATACTGCCGAGGGTGTTACTGCCTGTCTTGGGGAGATATCCGACTGGGCACTCCTGCTTGTCAGGGTCGAAGGGGCATCCCGAAACCTACCGAACAGGCTAAAGAGCTTGGGAACTCGGGTGACTGAAGTGGCCGGTTATCGGATGCTGGAAGAGGCCACTGTGGATATGGCTGAAAAGGCCTTCGGATGGAAGCTGGATGCCCTTGCTCTAGCGAATCCCTCGGCAGTGCGGTTTTTCTTAAAAGGGGTGGAGAAAGTTGGCCTCAACCTGGACGAAACCCTCAAAGATGTGACTATTGCCGCCGTGGGGCCAAGCACGGCAGAGGAGGCCGGGAGGTATGGGCTGACGCCCCATATCATCTCAAAAGGACACATCGCTGACCTGGCCGAAAGCTTGACCCAGGTTTTTGGCATACAGGGTAAGAACTAGTCGGGGAGTATGCGGACGCCCTTTAGTTCTATAGATTTGGCTGACGGCGCCGACGAAACATCTCGTCGTATGATTTTAGGGACGTTATTGACTAATTGTACATATTCAAAGAATAAAATCAGGCGATCAGGGTGACATCTTCAAAAAAGCGAATAGCTCATTACAATATTAAATTGATACCAGAATCTTGCGTGAAAATTGATGAGAAGCTGTTTTATTGCTGAATACAAAACGATTTAGGAAAAATTAATATTACAGAAATAATACCTAAATGGTAAAAAAGGATGAGGGTCATTTTTTCGCATCAATTTTCACCCTTCGGGCAAACTGGAGGCTTCCATCTGTTGCGTTATTAAGGGTTCGCAATAGTACACTATGGCTTCATCCTTAAATACCTTGCAGATGAAAGCTTCCAGCTCGTGCAAAATTCAGCTGATAAGAAAAAATGTCGCACTACTGGGTCTAAAGGACAGTCATGAAAAGAGAGAAGGTTAAATTCTCGAAAGGGAAAAGAAATGAGCTGCTGGCGGGCATCAGCCGGAGGGAGTTCTTAAAGTATTCCGGTGCTGCCGGAGGCGCTTTATTAATGAGTTTACATGGAGGTATGACAATGGCTAACTCCAGGAGTCGTGTTGCGTTTGTAAAAACAGAGGATCGAAAATCTGGTGTTCTCTCGTCAATAAAAGTCCTGAATATCAACCCTGTCAAAAACAAAAATGTTCTGATTAAGCCTAATTTCAACACCGCGGATCCGGTTCCCGGATCAACCCATAACGATACCCTGGTATCTTTGGTTGAAGAAGTCTGGGCAATGGGTGCCAAATCT from Deltaproteobacteria bacterium includes these protein-coding regions:
- a CDS encoding uroporphyrinogen-III synthase, which translates into the protein MFSSKGKPLAGKRILVPPARPEANPLVHILSRRGADTLAFPAVKVAPPEDYGPMDRAIQRLKDFDCVIFSGSNCVINFLERLEVLQVGKAALGELKIVAIGHGAVSALKKEAIEVHYVPKLHTAEGVTACLGEISDWALLLVRVEGASRNLPNRLKSLGTRVTEVAGYRMLEEATVDMAEKAFGWKLDALALANPSAVRFFLKGVEKVGLNLDETLKDVTIAAVGPSTAEEAGRYGLTPHIISKGHIADLAESLTQVFGIQGKN